In one window of Acidovorax sp. HDW3 DNA:
- a CDS encoding helix-turn-helix domain-containing protein: MTQLTITTGTQEDFFARGRRLAQAADRGQAIAQERVVSFEDPAEVVKLITATRLALFRAVKEAPGSITDIAARLHRDRSAVKRDLDELAQAGLVTIADRVLPGHGRMKEVRATASRFQLMAEVA; encoded by the coding sequence ATGACCCAGCTCACCATCACCACAGGAACGCAAGAAGATTTCTTCGCACGCGGCCGCCGCTTGGCCCAGGCGGCAGATCGCGGCCAAGCCATTGCGCAGGAGCGCGTCGTCAGCTTTGAAGACCCAGCGGAAGTGGTCAAACTCATCACGGCAACCCGTTTGGCATTGTTTCGGGCCGTCAAGGAGGCGCCAGGCTCCATCACGGACATCGCCGCGCGGCTGCACCGTGACCGCAGCGCAGTCAAACGCGATCTTGATGAATTGGCGCAAGCCGGGCTGGTGACGATTGCAGACCGGGTGCTGCCCGGCCATGGCCGCATGAAAGAGGTGCGCGCCACAGCCAGCCGCTTTCAGCTGATGGCAGAGGTGGCATAA
- a CDS encoding DUF2274 domain-containing protein, which translates to MNTAKKMRLGPLPKTESVKLTFACPASLKADLDRYAALHAQTYGEAVDAEKLIPHMLEAFMAGDRGFRKGTTTRSVPSKPT; encoded by the coding sequence ATGAACACGGCCAAGAAAATGCGGCTTGGGCCGCTGCCCAAGACCGAGAGCGTCAAGCTGACCTTTGCCTGCCCGGCCAGCCTGAAAGCCGACCTCGACCGCTACGCCGCGCTGCACGCGCAGACGTATGGCGAGGCGGTCGATGCCGAGAAGTTGATCCCACACATGCTGGAGGCGTTCATGGCGGGGGATAGGGGATTCAGGAAGGGCACCACGACGCGGAGCGTGCCGTCCAAGCCGACATGA
- a CDS encoding TrbI/VirB10 family protein, with translation MSQDDTPDLATPQAGKVAPEAVALRAQPRAVTRLNRRTLAVLIGGLSVAVLGATIWSLQPQRRGAGEQTELYNVDRVSKSEGLDGLPADYSKLPPKVPELGPPLPGDLGPAIVNSQQPAVAAYSAPGHDPNDALRKEAEAAAASSVFFRSGGQGQTAATVAQAASGTPGATSTLAAFDPLAAGPASAAAQLAAPAAARSRQDQNEAFLQSGSTETRNSGHLALPASPYQVMAGTVIAGALVTGIKSDLPGDVIGTVTEPVYDSATGKFLLIPQGSRILGRYNSRVSHGQSRVQVVWNRVILPDTSSLTLDNLIGTDPAGYSGLEDDVDWHWDRIVAGAVLTTLLGVGAELAAPENRQDGNRIVIVGRDSAQDSINQVGQEITRRNMDIQPTLTIRPGLPVRVIVNRDLVLRPYQPLFFNRGASQ, from the coding sequence ATGAGCCAGGACGACACTCCCGACCTCGCCACGCCGCAGGCGGGCAAGGTCGCGCCCGAGGCGGTGGCGCTTCGTGCCCAGCCGCGTGCTGTGACCCGGTTGAACCGGCGCACGCTGGCCGTCCTCATCGGCGGCCTGTCGGTCGCCGTGCTCGGGGCCACGATCTGGTCGCTGCAACCGCAGCGGCGCGGCGCGGGCGAACAGACCGAGCTTTACAACGTCGATCGCGTGAGCAAGTCCGAAGGGCTGGACGGCCTGCCGGCCGATTACTCGAAGCTGCCGCCGAAGGTGCCCGAGCTGGGGCCGCCGCTGCCGGGCGATCTTGGCCCAGCCATCGTGAACTCGCAGCAGCCGGCCGTGGCCGCTTACTCGGCTCCCGGCCACGATCCCAACGACGCATTACGCAAGGAGGCGGAAGCCGCAGCGGCTTCGTCGGTGTTCTTCCGCTCGGGCGGCCAGGGCCAAACCGCCGCCACGGTGGCGCAGGCAGCATCGGGCACTCCTGGCGCTACCAGCACGCTCGCCGCCTTCGATCCGCTCGCCGCTGGGCCGGCCTCGGCGGCAGCCCAGCTTGCCGCCCCTGCTGCTGCGCGGAGTCGGCAAGACCAGAACGAGGCATTCCTGCAAAGCGGTTCTACGGAAACCCGCAATTCCGGCCATCTGGCGCTGCCGGCCTCGCCGTATCAGGTCATGGCCGGAACGGTGATCGCTGGGGCACTGGTGACGGGCATCAAGTCCGATCTTCCGGGCGACGTGATCGGCACGGTGACGGAGCCGGTCTATGACTCGGCCACGGGCAAGTTCCTACTGATTCCGCAGGGATCGCGCATCCTCGGGCGCTACAACAGCCGGGTCAGCCACGGGCAGAGCCGCGTGCAGGTGGTGTGGAATCGGGTCATCCTGCCCGATACGTCCTCGCTGACGCTCGACAACCTCATCGGCACCGACCCGGCCGGTTACTCCGGCCTGGAGGATGACGTGGACTGGCACTGGGATCGCATCGTCGCGGGTGCGGTGCTGACAACGCTGCTGGGAGTAGGTGCCGAACTGGCCGCACCCGAGAACCGCCAGGATGGCAACCGCATCGTCATTGTCGGGCGCGACAGCGCCCAGGACAGCATCAATCAGGTCGGCCAGGAGATTACCCGGCGCAACATGGACATTCAGCCGACGCTGACCATCAGGCCAGGCCTGCCAGTTCGCGTCATCGTGAACCGGGATCTGGTGCTGCGGCCGTACCAGCCGCTGTTCTTCAATCGGGGGGCTTCGCAATGA
- the trbG gene encoding P-type conjugative transfer protein TrbG, translating into MNDVFRKSALPLILLALAGCATQGKPPPTISLDEPVQAQPLPEPLAPVEVVAVPEVLPMPAQLMPVPEAEGTKPTPEPADEKVRVSRANAEARVAPTREGYVNAIQVWPFTDGALYQVYAAVGRVTVVSLQPGEELVTVAAGDTVRWIVGDTSSGSGADLRVNVLVKPIRSGLKTNLVITTSRRTYLLELTSTDKTWMASVSWEYPRDRMLALQRQAQAASAAAPVDSGLSLENLRFRYAVSGSNPPWKPLRAFDDGAKVYIQFPAGIAQGDLPPLFVIGPEGDGQLVNYRFRSPYYIVDRLFGAAELRLGGDKGDVVRIERTDGVARRN; encoded by the coding sequence ATGAATGATGTTTTCCGCAAATCCGCCTTGCCGCTGATCCTGCTGGCCCTCGCGGGCTGCGCCACGCAGGGCAAGCCGCCGCCGACCATCTCGCTCGATGAGCCGGTGCAGGCCCAGCCGCTACCGGAGCCGCTCGCGCCGGTGGAAGTCGTGGCCGTGCCCGAAGTGCTGCCGATGCCAGCGCAGTTGATGCCGGTTCCCGAGGCCGAGGGCACCAAGCCCACGCCCGAGCCGGCCGACGAGAAGGTGCGCGTTTCACGCGCCAATGCCGAGGCCCGTGTCGCGCCTACGCGCGAGGGCTACGTCAACGCGATTCAGGTGTGGCCCTTCACCGATGGCGCGCTGTATCAGGTCTATGCGGCCGTGGGCCGTGTGACCGTGGTGTCGCTCCAACCTGGCGAGGAGCTAGTGACGGTGGCCGCCGGGGATACCGTGCGCTGGATCGTGGGCGACACGTCCAGCGGCAGCGGTGCCGACCTGCGCGTCAACGTGCTGGTGAAGCCCATCCGCTCGGGCCTCAAGACCAATCTGGTCATCACCACCAGCCGCAGGACGTACTTGCTGGAGCTGACTTCCACGGACAAGACGTGGATGGCGTCAGTCTCGTGGGAGTATCCGCGCGACCGGATGCTGGCCTTGCAGCGCCAGGCGCAGGCGGCCAGCGCCGCCGCGCCGGTCGATAGCGGCCTGTCGCTGGAGAACCTGCGCTTCCGCTACGCGGTCAGCGGCAGTAATCCGCCGTGGAAGCCGCTGCGCGCCTTCGACGATGGCGCGAAGGTCTATATCCAGTTTCCCGCTGGCATCGCGCAAGGCGATCTTCCGCCGCTGTTCGTGATCGGGCCGGAAGGTGACGGACAACTAGTGAACTACCGCTTCCGCTCGCCGTACTACATCGTGGATCGCCTCTTTGGCGCGGCGGAACTGCGCCTGGGCGGCGACAAGGGCGACGTGGTGCGAATCGAGCGCACGGATGGCGTGGCACGGAGGAACTGA
- the trbF gene encoding conjugal transfer protein TrbF — protein MRFKKPQVRYADTPQPATPYQAAGQVWDDRIGSARVQAKNWRFMAFGCLMLALLMAGGLVWRSAQSIVTPYVVEVDNAGQVRAVGEAATSYRPNDAQTAHHIARFVTLVRSLSIDPIVVRQNWLDAYDYTTDKGAAVLNDYARVNDPFARIGKESVTVQITSVVRASDTSFNVRWTERRYVNGAAAGLERWTAVVSIVLQPPRTEERLRKNPLGIYVNGLSWSRELDSSEGAKP, from the coding sequence ATGCGATTCAAGAAACCGCAGGTGCGCTACGCCGACACGCCGCAGCCTGCCACGCCGTACCAAGCCGCTGGCCAGGTGTGGGACGACCGTATCGGCTCGGCCCGCGTCCAGGCCAAGAACTGGCGATTCATGGCCTTCGGCTGCCTCATGCTAGCGCTGCTGATGGCCGGCGGCCTGGTGTGGCGCTCGGCGCAGTCCATCGTGACGCCCTACGTCGTGGAAGTGGACAACGCAGGCCAGGTGCGCGCCGTAGGCGAAGCCGCCACGTCGTACCGGCCCAACGATGCGCAGACGGCGCACCACATCGCGCGCTTCGTGACGCTGGTGCGCTCGCTGTCCATCGACCCCATCGTCGTCCGCCAAAACTGGCTGGACGCCTACGACTACACGACCGACAAGGGCGCGGCCGTGCTCAACGACTACGCGCGGGTCAACGATCCGTTCGCACGCATCGGCAAGGAGTCGGTGACGGTGCAGATCACCAGCGTCGTGCGCGCCAGCGACACGTCTTTCAACGTGCGCTGGACGGAACGGCGCTACGTCAACGGCGCCGCAGCGGGCCTGGAGCGGTGGACGGCGGTGGTGTCCATCGTGCTCCAGCCGCCGCGCACCGAAGAACGCCTGCGCAAGAACCCGCTTGGCATCTACGTCAACGGCCTGTCGTGGAGCCGCGAACTGGATTCTTCCGAAGGAGCAAAGCCATGA
- the trbL gene encoding P-type conjugative transfer protein TrbL, with product MNDVTIIDQFLNTFATYIDSGFGLLRGEVAFLTATLIVIDMTIAGLYWAMSHATGQGDDVIAKLLRKVLYVGAFAYILNNFNWLASIVFRSFAGLGITATGSAITMENFLQPGRLAKTGIDAGAPILEQIGEMAGFPEVFVNLDPIVVMFLAWLVVVLCFFVLAIQLFITLIEFKLTTLAGFVLVPFALWNKTSFLAEKVLGNVVASGIKVLVLAVIVGIGSGLFAQFQVHPAEPNIDHALVIMLASLTLLALGIFGPGIATGLVSGAPQLGAGAMAGAAVGAAGTAVAVGAAATGVGGAVAAGARMAPAAAKLAGSGARAATSAASSAKSAFQAGSAAAGGGAKGAMAGLGNVAKTGAQSAGRAAASRASAAGQRMAAPFRAGWNGDAGTSAATASEAPAGVAAAQTSEQPAWAKRLQRRQQLTHAATTTAHTLRGGDGGGSGQGPSLRGSDD from the coding sequence ATGAATGACGTGACCATCATCGACCAGTTCCTCAACACCTTCGCCACCTACATCGACTCGGGTTTCGGGCTGCTGCGCGGCGAAGTGGCGTTCCTCACGGCCACGCTGATCGTCATCGACATGACGATCGCTGGGCTGTATTGGGCCATGAGCCACGCCACCGGCCAGGGCGATGACGTGATCGCCAAGCTGCTGCGCAAGGTGCTCTACGTCGGTGCCTTCGCCTACATCCTCAACAACTTCAACTGGCTGGCCAGCATCGTGTTCCGCTCGTTTGCGGGATTGGGCATCACCGCCACCGGCTCGGCCATCACGATGGAGAACTTCTTGCAGCCGGGCCGGCTTGCCAAGACCGGCATCGACGCCGGAGCGCCGATTCTGGAGCAGATCGGCGAGATGGCGGGCTTCCCCGAGGTGTTCGTGAACCTCGACCCCATCGTGGTGATGTTCCTTGCGTGGCTGGTCGTGGTGCTGTGCTTCTTCGTGCTGGCGATCCAGCTTTTCATCACGCTGATCGAGTTCAAGCTGACCACGCTCGCCGGGTTCGTGCTGGTGCCGTTCGCGCTGTGGAACAAGACCTCGTTCCTGGCCGAAAAAGTCTTGGGAAACGTGGTGGCCTCCGGCATCAAGGTGCTGGTGCTGGCCGTGATCGTCGGCATTGGCTCGGGCCTGTTCGCACAATTCCAAGTCCATCCCGCCGAGCCAAACATCGACCACGCGCTGGTCATCATGCTGGCTTCGCTCACCTTACTGGCGCTGGGGATCTTCGGCCCTGGCATCGCCACGGGCCTCGTGTCCGGTGCGCCCCAGCTCGGCGCGGGCGCGATGGCCGGTGCCGCCGTCGGCGCAGCCGGAACGGCAGTGGCCGTCGGTGCTGCCGCGACGGGCGTGGGCGGCGCGGTGGCCGCTGGTGCGCGCATGGCCCCGGCTGCCGCCAAGCTGGCCGGCAGCGGCGCGCGTGCCGCCACGTCGGCGGCCAGCAGCGCGAAGTCGGCGTTCCAGGCCGGTTCCGCCGCCGCCGGCGGCGGCGCGAAGGGCGCGATGGCGGGCTTGGGCAACGTCGCCAAGACCGGCGCGCAGTCTGCCGGACGCGCTGCCGCATCCCGCGCTTCCGCTGCCGGGCAGCGCATGGCCGCGCCGTTCCGCGCGGGCTGGAACGGCGACGCTGGCACGTCAGCCGCAACCGCCAGCGAAGCCCCCGCAGGCGTTGCCGCTGCACAGACGTCCGAGCAACCCGCCTGGGCCAAGCGGCTGCAACGCCGCCAGCAACTCACCCATGCCGCGACCACCACCGCCCACACGCTGCGCGGTGGCGATGGCGGCGGCTCCGGCCAAGGCCCGAGCCTGCGCGGCTCCGACGACTGA
- the trbJ gene encoding P-type conjugative transfer protein TrbJ translates to MKKRLVAAAIAAMLCTATAHAQWVVIDPTNLVQNTLTAIRTLEQINNQIQQLQNEAQMLMNQARNLASLPSSVVGQLRANLATTERLIAQARGLAYDVTNLDREFARLYPEQYAATVSGDQMYRDAQERWKNTLNGLQTTMQMQAQVSQNLGEDESVLADLVGKSQSAQGALQAMQAMNQLLALQAKQSIQSQRLQITQDRAASLELARQAAATERAREVRRRFLGEGTPYTPQSVNFYRD, encoded by the coding sequence ATGAAGAAGCGCCTTGTCGCCGCTGCCATCGCGGCCATGCTTTGCACCGCCACCGCCCATGCGCAATGGGTCGTGATCGACCCCACCAACCTCGTGCAGAACACGCTGACCGCGATCCGCACGCTGGAGCAGATCAACAACCAGATCCAGCAGCTACAGAACGAAGCGCAGATGCTGATGAACCAAGCGCGCAACCTCGCCAGCCTGCCGTCCAGCGTGGTCGGCCAGTTGCGCGCCAACCTGGCGACCACCGAGCGGCTGATCGCCCAGGCGCGAGGCTTGGCCTACGACGTGACGAACCTTGATCGGGAGTTTGCCCGCCTGTACCCGGAGCAGTACGCTGCCACCGTCAGCGGCGACCAGATGTACCGCGACGCCCAGGAGCGGTGGAAGAACACGCTCAACGGCTTGCAGACCACCATGCAGATGCAGGCGCAGGTGTCCCAGAACCTGGGCGAAGACGAAAGCGTGCTGGCCGATCTTGTCGGCAAGAGCCAGTCGGCGCAAGGCGCGTTGCAGGCGATGCAGGCCATGAACCAGTTGCTCGCCTTGCAGGCCAAGCAGTCGATCCAGTCGCAGCGGCTCCAGATCACGCAAGACCGGGCCGCCTCGCTGGAACTGGCGCGGCAGGCGGCGGCCACCGAGCGCGCCCGCGAAGTGCGGCGGCGCTTCCTCGGGGAAGGCACGCCGTACACGCCGCAGTCCGTCAACTTCTACCGCGACTGA
- the trbE gene encoding conjugal transfer protein TrbE has product MLNLAEYRQRPALLADWLPWAGLVAPGVVLNKDGSFQRSFQFRGPDLDSATQGELIATAARQNNALRRTGSGWAFYIDAERMRASRYPQSSFPEPLSWLVDEERRAAFEESDSHFESIYHFTLQYLPPEESRARAAKMLYENTPTNGVDWRERLQSFVAETDRVFDLLDGVMPEVSWLDDSQTLTYLHATISTRHYRVGVPEVPFHIDALLTDSPLVGGLAPMLGDRHLRVVSVRGFPTSTWPGILDDLNRLGFGYRWSTRFLCLDKSEAERELGRLRRQWFAKRKNVIALLRETIFQQESPLVDTDANNKAADADAALQELGSDQVAFGYLTATVTVMDEDAGAADEKLRMVERVIQGRGFVTIPETLNAVDAWLSSIPGNAYANVRQPIVSTLNLAHMMPVSAVWAGPEKNDHLDGPPLIVTRTDGATPFRLVTHIGDVGHTLVAGPTGMGKSVLLATLAMQFRRYRGSRIFAFDMGRSMRATILGLGGEHYDLGMDGEIAFQPLARIDREGYRSWAAEWIEGRLLHEGVAVGPDEKAAIWSALQSLAGAPVEQRTMTGLSVLLQSNALRQALAPYVLGGAHGKLLDADHDRLGMADVQCFEMEELMHSKAAVMAVLHYLFARFDERFDGAPTLLILDEAWLFLDDPVFAARIRQWLKTLRKKNVSVIFATQSLADIKDSSIAPAIIESCASRIFLANPQATEPQIRTIYEGFGLNRRQIEIVATAQPKRDYYYQSRLGNRLFDLDLGPATLAFAGASTPQDQRDIDRVLLDAGPPGFAGAWLRHRGLDWAADLLPSFPGLAPDSLAAQPLENLP; this is encoded by the coding sequence ATGCTGAACCTCGCCGAATACCGCCAGCGGCCCGCGCTGCTCGCCGACTGGCTGCCCTGGGCCGGGCTAGTCGCGCCGGGCGTGGTGCTGAACAAGGACGGCTCGTTTCAACGATCGTTCCAGTTCCGCGGCCCCGACTTGGACAGTGCGACGCAGGGCGAATTGATCGCCACGGCGGCGCGGCAGAACAACGCGCTTCGCCGCACCGGCTCTGGCTGGGCCTTCTATATCGACGCCGAGCGGATGCGGGCATCGCGCTATCCGCAGTCCTCGTTTCCCGAGCCGCTGTCGTGGCTGGTGGACGAGGAACGACGTGCGGCGTTCGAGGAGTCGGACAGCCACTTCGAGAGCATCTACCACTTCACGCTGCAATACCTGCCGCCGGAGGAGTCGCGCGCCCGAGCCGCCAAGATGCTCTACGAGAACACGCCGACGAATGGCGTGGACTGGCGCGAGCGGCTGCAATCCTTCGTTGCGGAAACGGATCGGGTCTTTGACCTGCTCGATGGCGTGATGCCGGAAGTCTCCTGGCTGGACGACAGCCAGACGCTGACCTATCTGCACGCCACCATCTCGACGCGGCACTACCGCGTCGGCGTGCCTGAAGTGCCGTTCCACATCGACGCGCTGCTGACCGACTCGCCGCTGGTCGGCGGCCTAGCACCCATGCTGGGCGACCGGCACCTGCGCGTGGTGTCGGTGCGCGGTTTCCCGACCTCGACCTGGCCGGGGATTCTGGACGACCTCAACCGCCTGGGATTTGGGTATCGCTGGAGTACGCGCTTTCTGTGCCTCGACAAATCCGAGGCGGAACGGGAATTGGGGCGCCTGCGCCGCCAGTGGTTCGCCAAGCGCAAGAACGTCATCGCGCTGCTGCGCGAAACGATCTTCCAGCAGGAAAGCCCGCTGGTCGATACCGATGCGAACAACAAGGCTGCCGACGCCGATGCCGCCTTGCAGGAGCTGGGCAGCGATCAAGTCGCCTTTGGCTATCTGACGGCGACCGTCACCGTCATGGACGAGGACGCCGGCGCAGCCGACGAGAAGCTGCGCATGGTGGAGCGCGTCATTCAGGGGCGCGGCTTCGTCACCATTCCCGAAACGCTTAATGCTGTGGATGCGTGGTTATCGTCCATTCCGGGCAATGCCTATGCCAACGTCCGACAGCCCATCGTCTCGACGCTGAACCTGGCGCACATGATGCCAGTGTCGGCGGTATGGGCCGGGCCGGAGAAGAACGACCACCTCGACGGCCCGCCGCTGATCGTCACGCGCACCGATGGCGCGACGCCGTTCCGGCTGGTGACTCACATCGGCGACGTGGGCCATACGCTGGTCGCCGGCCCGACTGGCATGGGCAAGTCGGTCTTGCTCGCCACGCTGGCGATGCAGTTCCGCCGCTATCGCGGCTCGCGCATCTTCGCGTTCGACATGGGGCGCTCCATGCGCGCCACCATCCTCGGGCTGGGCGGCGAGCACTACGACCTGGGCATGGATGGCGAAATCGCCTTTCAGCCCTTGGCTCGCATTGACCGCGAGGGCTACCGCAGCTGGGCAGCGGAATGGATCGAAGGACGCTTGCTGCACGAAGGCGTGGCAGTCGGCCCGGACGAGAAGGCGGCCATCTGGTCGGCGCTGCAAAGCCTTGCCGGTGCGCCGGTGGAGCAACGCACGATGACCGGGCTTTCCGTCCTCTTGCAGTCCAACGCGCTGCGCCAGGCGCTCGCGCCCTATGTGTTGGGCGGCGCGCACGGCAAGCTGCTGGACGCCGATCACGACCGGCTGGGCATGGCCGACGTGCAGTGCTTCGAGATGGAAGAACTGATGCACAGCAAGGCCGCCGTCATGGCCGTTCTGCATTACCTCTTTGCACGCTTCGACGAACGCTTCGATGGTGCGCCGACGCTGCTGATCCTCGATGAAGCGTGGCTGTTCCTCGATGACCCGGTGTTTGCCGCGCGCATCCGCCAATGGCTCAAGACGCTGCGCAAAAAGAACGTCAGCGTCATCTTCGCCACCCAGTCACTTGCGGACATCAAGGATTCCAGCATCGCGCCCGCGATCATCGAAAGCTGCGCAAGCCGCATTTTCCTCGCCAACCCACAGGCGACCGAGCCGCAGATTCGCACGATCTACGAGGGCTTCGGCCTCAACAGGCGGCAGATCGAGATCGTCGCCACCGCGCAGCCCAAGCGCGACTACTACTACCAATCCCGCCTCGGCAACCGCCTGTTCGACCTCGACCTGGGGCCGGCGACGCTGGCCTTTGCGGGCGCTTCCACGCCGCAAGACCAGCGCGACATAGACCGCGTGCTGCTGGACGCCGGCCCCCCCGGTTTCGCGGGCGCCTGGCTGCGTCATCGCGGCCTCGATTGGGCGGCTGACCTGCTGCCCTCGTTCCCCGGCCTCGCGCCGGATTCCCTCGCAGCTCAACCCTTGGAGAACCTGCCATGA
- a CDS encoding VirB3 family type IV secretion system protein, producing MSGPDTFAAGFEVPLHRSLTEPILLGGAPRTVAIANGTLAAAVGLGLQLWIPGVVLWIVGHSLAVWGARVDPQFMAVFARHIKHRPLLDV from the coding sequence ATGAGCGGCCCGGATACCTTCGCGGCCGGGTTCGAGGTGCCTTTGCATCGCTCGCTCACCGAGCCGATCTTGCTAGGCGGCGCACCGCGCACCGTGGCGATTGCTAACGGCACGCTGGCCGCCGCCGTCGGGCTGGGCCTGCAACTGTGGATTCCTGGCGTGGTGCTCTGGATCGTCGGCCATTCGCTGGCGGTCTGGGGTGCGCGCGTCGATCCGCAGTTCATGGCCGTGTTCGCCCGGCACATCAAGCACCGCCCGCTGCTGGACGTGTGA
- a CDS encoding TrbC/VirB2 family protein codes for MTTHAHAFRDSVNPHFNLSGLARLHSLARPAGQGLMLAALLLFLAGTAQAAGSSMPWEGPLQSILESIQGPVARIVAVIIIIATGLALAFGDTSGGFRKLIQIVFGLSIAFAASSFFLSFFSFSGGAVV; via the coding sequence ATGACGACGCACGCCCATGCTTTCCGTGATTCCGTAAATCCGCATTTCAACCTGTCCGGCCTCGCGCGGCTGCATAGCCTGGCCCGCCCTGCGGGGCAAGGACTGATGCTGGCCGCGCTGCTGCTGTTCCTGGCCGGAACCGCGCAGGCCGCCGGTTCCTCGATGCCCTGGGAAGGCCCCTTGCAGTCGATCTTGGAGTCGATCCAAGGGCCGGTGGCGCGCATCGTGGCCGTCATCATCATCATCGCCACGGGCCTCGCGCTCGCGTTCGGCGACACGTCGGGCGGCTTTCGCAAGCTGATCCAGATCGTGTTCGGCCTGTCCATCGCGTTCGCGGCTTCGAGCTTCTTCCTGTCGTTCTTCAGCTTCTCCGGCGGGGCTGTCGTATGA
- the trbB gene encoding P-type conjugative transfer ATPase TrbB yields MSAVSQLPPEPRSSAAASLDRRIQMLRTAMGPLIATALEDPDVVEIMLNPDRTLWVDRLSSGRAPMGVEMPEADGERIIRLVAAHVGAEVHRGQPLLSAELPETGERFEGILPPAAPGPAFALRKRAIGVIPLERYVVDGMMTAAQAGFLVRAVRERQNILIAGATSSGKTTLANALLAEIAATGDRVLVLEDTVELQCAARDHVPLRTRAGVVSMTELVRSSMRLRPDRVVVGEVRGAEALDLIKVWGTGHPGGIATIHAGSALGALLRMEQLILEVAVNPPRALIAEAVNVVIHIAGRGRKRRIESIARVVGFDGVGYQLADALETPFPELPPLPDAAPVAATSPSLDLSGELP; encoded by the coding sequence ATGAGCGCCGTTTCGCAGTTGCCACCCGAGCCACGCTCGTCCGCTGCGGCCTCGCTCGACCGGCGCATCCAGATGCTGCGCACGGCGATGGGGCCGCTGATCGCCACTGCGCTCGAAGACCCCGACGTGGTGGAAATCATGCTCAACCCCGACCGCACCCTTTGGGTGGATCGCCTGTCGTCGGGCCGCGCGCCGATGGGCGTGGAGATGCCCGAGGCCGATGGCGAGCGGATCATCCGCTTGGTCGCGGCCCACGTCGGCGCGGAGGTGCATCGCGGCCAGCCGCTGCTATCCGCCGAACTGCCCGAAACCGGCGAACGCTTCGAGGGCATCCTGCCGCCCGCCGCGCCGGGGCCGGCCTTTGCGTTGCGCAAGCGCGCCATCGGCGTGATCCCGCTGGAGCGGTACGTCGTGGACGGAATGATGACCGCCGCCCAGGCGGGCTTTCTGGTGCGCGCCGTGCGCGAGCGCCAGAACATCCTGATCGCCGGGGCCACCAGCAGCGGCAAGACCACGCTCGCCAATGCCTTGCTCGCCGAAATCGCCGCCACCGGCGACCGCGTGCTGGTGCTCGAAGACACGGTAGAGCTGCAATGCGCAGCCCGCGACCACGTGCCGCTGCGCACGCGCGCCGGCGTGGTGTCCATGACCGAGCTGGTGCGCTCGTCCATGCGCCTGCGGCCTGATCGCGTGGTCGTTGGTGAGGTACGTGGCGCCGAGGCGCTGGATCTCATCAAGGTGTGGGGCACGGGCCACCCCGGCGGCATCGCCACGATCCACGCAGGTTCCGCGCTGGGCGCGCTGCTGCGCATGGAGCAACTGATTCTCGAAGTGGCGGTGAATCCGCCGCGTGCGCTGATCGCCGAGGCGGTCAACGTGGTGATCCACATCGCCGGACGCGGGCGCAAGCGCCGCATCGAGAGTATCGCCCGCGTCGTCGGCTTCGACGGCGTGGGCTACCAACTGGCGGACGCGCTGGAGACGCCGTTTCCCGAGCTGCCGCCGCTTCCCGATGCCGCACCCGTTGCGGCGACTTCCCCATCCCTCGACCTTTCTGGAGAACTTCCATGA
- a CDS encoding CopG family transcriptional regulator translates to MSHYRLNLFIQPEHAQRLDELAAKKGVSKSSIVAAALASWLSPDAADQREAAIAKRLDRLSRQAERMERDQNIAIETLALFIRYYLTVSTPVPEAHQEAARAQGKARFEQFTEQLGRHLMRGRSLVRDVVEELNPAPVRMEDAAAAAQARERAS, encoded by the coding sequence ATGAGCCACTACCGCCTGAATCTCTTTATCCAGCCCGAGCACGCCCAGCGGCTTGATGAACTGGCCGCCAAGAAAGGCGTATCCAAGTCGTCCATCGTCGCGGCGGCGCTCGCATCGTGGCTATCGCCCGATGCTGCTGACCAGCGCGAAGCGGCCATCGCCAAGCGGCTCGACCGGCTGTCGCGCCAGGCCGAGCGCATGGAGCGCGACCAGAACATCGCCATCGAGACGCTGGCGCTGTTCATCCGCTACTACCTGACCGTCAGCACGCCGGTTCCCGAGGCGCATCAAGAGGCAGCTCGCGCCCAGGGCAAGGCGCGCTTCGAGCAGTTCACCGAGCAGCTTGGCCGCCACCTGATGCGTGGACGGAGCCTGGTGCGCGACGTGGTGGAGGAACTGAACCCCGCTCCGGTGCGGATGGAGGACGCGGCGGCAGCCGCCCAGGCGCGGGAGCGTGCGTCATGA